The following is a genomic window from Kribbella amoyensis.
AGAAGCACTGGGCCGCAAGGCCTGGGAAGCGACGGCCAGTAGGCCAGCCGACCGAATCCGGTCGGCCCGCCCGTGAGTCCGAACACCTGCCTTCGGTCCGCACACCACCCGGTGTGCGGTGAGGTCGAGGGTCTCGTGGGAGGACCTGCCTGCAGCGGCTGCCGTGCGTCGGCGTGCCGCCTGGTCGCCGTCCCGCGAGCCCAGCGCCTCGTCACCGCGCTCGCGAGGAGAGAGACGTGAACACATCCATCGGTCCGATCGGGACCACCGTGCTGGGCTACCCGCGGATCGGGCCCCGGCGAGAACTCAAGCACGCCGTCGAGCAGTACTGGGCCGGCGCGATCGACGCCACCGAACTCGAGCGCCGCACGGCCGGGCAACGAGCCGCCACGCTCACCGACCTGGCCGGCCGCGGCTTGGACGTCGTTCCTGGCAACACGTTCTCGTACTACGACCAGGTACTCGACCTGGCCCATCTGGTCGACGCCGTACCGCACCGCTTCCGCGAACTCGGGTTGTCGCGGCTCGACACGTACTTCGCGATGGCCCGTGGTACCGGCGACGTGGCTCCGCTGGAACTGACGAAGTGGTTCGACACGAACTACCACTACCTGGTCCCCGAACTCGACGGCGCGACCAGCTTCCGGCTCGCCGGGGACAAGCCGCTGGCCGAGCTCGCCGAGGCGGCCGCGCTCGGGGTACGGACCCGGCCTGTCCTGGTCGGCCCGGTGACGTTCCTGCTGTTGTCGAAGGCGTCGGCGGATGCGGCCCCCGGCTTCGCCCCGCTCGATCTGCTCGACCCGCTGCTCGACGTGTACGCGGAACTGCTCGAGCGACTCGACGCGGCCGGCGCCGAGTGGGTCCAGCTCGACGAACCGGCGTTCGTGGCTGACCGGACCCCGGCCGAGTTGGACGTCTTGCGGTCCGCGTACGACCGGCTGTCCGCGCTCCCCCGGCGCCCGAAGCTGCTGGTGGCGTCGTACTTCGGCGACCTGGGCGACGCACTCCCCCGGCTGGCGGCCACCGCGGTGGAGGGGATCGCCGTCGACCTGGTGTCCGCGCCCGGGACCGTCGAACGGATCGCGGCGCTGCCCGAGTTCCAGCGCAAGACGGTGGTCGCGGGAGTGGTGGACGGGCGCAACGTTTGGCGGACCGACCTCGGGGCCGCCCTGTCACGGTGCGCGGTGCTGCTCGGATCGGTTGGTCAGCTGGTGGTTTCGACGTCCTGCTCGCTGCTCCACGTCCCGTACGACGTGGCCGTGGAGACCGACGTCGATCCCCAGGTCCGCGACCGGCTGAGCTTCGCCGCGCAGAAGGTCGACGAGGTGGTACTCCTCGGCCGGGCGCTCCACGACGACCGCGGCGTCCTGAGCTCGG
Proteins encoded in this region:
- the metE gene encoding 5-methyltetrahydropteroyltriglutamate--homocysteine S-methyltransferase; this translates as MNTSIGPIGTTVLGYPRIGPRRELKHAVEQYWAGAIDATELERRTAGQRAATLTDLAGRGLDVVPGNTFSYYDQVLDLAHLVDAVPHRFRELGLSRLDTYFAMARGTGDVAPLELTKWFDTNYHYLVPELDGATSFRLAGDKPLAELAEAAALGVRTRPVLVGPVTFLLLSKASADAAPGFAPLDLLDPLLDVYAELLERLDAAGAEWVQLDEPAFVADRTPAELDVLRSAYDRLSALPRRPKLLVASYFGDLGDALPRLAATAVEGIAVDLVSAPGTVERIAALPEFQRKTVVAGVVDGRNVWRTDLGAALSRCAVLLGSVGQLVVSTSCSLLHVPYDVAVETDVDPQVRDRLSFAAQKVDEVVLLGRALHDDRGVLSSAVGREPGDTEIQARVAAIRPEDRRRAPYAERAAAQREALRLPAVPTTTIGSFPQTADVRRARAEFQAGRIDQSTYDERMRAEIARVVLVQTELGLDVLVHGEPERNDMVQYFAEQLDGFATTRLGWVQSYGTRCVRPPILHGDVARTGPMTVGWTSYAQSLTDRPVKGMLTGPVTILAWSFVRDDQPLAVTADQVALALRDEIGDLVDAGTGIIQVDEPALRELLPLREAEHKEYLDWAVGAFRLATAGAPARVQVHTHLCYSEFGAVIAGIDGLDADVTTIEAARSRMEVLADLGRIGFGRGVGPGVYDIHSPRVPSTAEIADLLTTALATVPADRLWANPDCGLKTRGYPEVEAALRNLTDAARTVRA